In the Flagellimonas sp. MMG031 genome, one interval contains:
- a CDS encoding DUF4159 domain-containing protein, whose product MDNEFFFTRLQYESGDWDVDQRMPSNLLNSLVEYTTLKVDTQEKIIPLASDDIFKSPFCYISGHKLVQFTKKERENFEKYVRNGGFVFADDCNHDIDGLFAKSFERQMEEIFGAGELKKIPNDHEIYTIFFEFDDGPPTTSQELNGWGDDLVHEYLKAIVINGRIGVLYSNKDYGCEWDYDFRNKRWYKIDNTRFGVNIVLYALTS is encoded by the coding sequence TTGGATAACGAATTTTTTTTCACACGCTTGCAGTATGAATCAGGAGATTGGGATGTGGATCAGCGTATGCCCTCCAATTTGCTGAATTCCTTGGTTGAATACACTACACTTAAGGTAGATACACAGGAAAAAATCATCCCGTTGGCCAGTGACGATATCTTTAAAAGCCCGTTTTGTTATATCTCCGGCCATAAACTGGTGCAGTTCACCAAAAAGGAAAGGGAAAATTTTGAAAAGTACGTCCGCAACGGCGGTTTTGTCTTTGCAGATGACTGCAACCACGATATTGACGGTCTTTTTGCTAAATCCTTTGAACGCCAAATGGAAGAAATTTTTGGGGCTGGCGAATTGAAAAAAATTCCCAACGATCACGAAATCTACACCATTTTTTTTGAGTTTGATGATGGTCCACCTACCACTTCCCAAGAATTGAACGGATGGGGAGATGATTTGGTGCACGAATACCTCAAGGCCATCGTCATCAACGGACGCATAGGCGTGCTCTACAGCAACAAGGATTATGGATGCGAATGGGATTACGATTTTAGAAACAAACGATGGTACAAAATCGACAACACCCGTTTCGGGGTCAACATCGTGCTGTACGCATTAACTTCTTAA
- a CDS encoding DUF58 domain-containing protein codes for MATRDYHDLLKPDVINTVSGLSLISRIVVEGFTSGLHRSKSVGPGMEFSQYRGYEPGDDLRLLDWKMLARSGRYYIKQSEVDSHVAVKFIVDASDSMAHEENGISKLEFARVMIACLSHLAQKQGDSVGLFALNEDDFVSIYPKADRKHFNRLLLELLKISTKGKWPQFSIASRKIHNRGEKELVFFLTDMYEDVSELSDFVKNLKTAHNEVVVIQIMTGAEMDFDYKKSVTFEDLETGTKVKVDVNKAKAGYLKALDNKIGQTKEQLLSQGVHYHLFRMDDDLGDALQLFLKERIRLV; via the coding sequence ATGGCAACAAGGGACTACCACGACCTTTTAAAACCGGATGTGATCAATACGGTATCGGGCCTCAGCCTGATTTCGCGTATTGTGGTGGAAGGTTTTACCTCCGGTCTGCACCGTAGCAAGAGCGTGGGTCCTGGCATGGAGTTCAGTCAATATCGGGGTTATGAACCCGGTGATGACCTACGATTGCTCGATTGGAAAATGTTGGCCAGATCGGGACGATATTACATCAAACAGTCCGAAGTGGATAGCCATGTAGCCGTTAAGTTTATCGTGGATGCCAGTGATTCCATGGCACACGAGGAGAACGGCATTTCCAAACTGGAATTTGCGCGCGTCATGATCGCCTGTCTTTCCCATTTGGCACAAAAGCAAGGTGATTCCGTGGGACTCTTTGCCCTTAACGAAGATGATTTTGTAAGCATTTATCCCAAAGCGGACAGAAAACACTTTAACAGATTATTGTTGGAGCTGTTGAAGATTTCCACCAAAGGAAAGTGGCCGCAGTTTTCAATTGCCTCAAGAAAAATCCATAATCGGGGCGAAAAGGAACTTGTTTTCTTCCTGACCGATATGTACGAAGATGTTTCCGAGCTCTCCGATTTTGTAAAGAACCTGAAAACCGCACACAACGAGGTCGTGGTAATTCAAATTATGACAGGTGCGGAAATGGATTTCGATTACAAAAAATCCGTCACTTTTGAAGACTTGGAAACCGGAACCAAGGTCAAGGTAGATGTAAACAAGGCCAAAGCTGGGTATTTGAAGGCATTGGACAACAAAATAGGGCAAACCAAGGAGCAATTGCTCTCACAAGGGGTACATTATCATCTGTTTCGGATGGATGATGATTTGGGTGATGCCCTCCAATTATTTTTAAAGGAACGAATTCGGTTGGTGTAA
- a CDS encoding TldD/PmbA family protein, which produces MAIYTREEAKKILEKALSFSKADACEINLSGRNSGNIRYARNTVSTAGYQSNQSLVVQSSFGKKVGTATIDEFDDASLEKVVRRAEELAQLSPENPEFMPPLGPQTYDEAITYKESTANITPEYRAEVANSSIVPAAAKDVTAAGFLDDSAQFSAMINSNGLFAYNQSTNVDFTVTMRTNDGTGSGWVTRDYNDIDKFDAAEASKIAIDKAVMSREARAIEPGKYTVILEPAASADLLRNMFGSFNARSADEGRSFMSAKDGGNKLGQKIVDERVNLWSDPLHPDVPTSTWNGAGQPLKKTSWIENGVVKNLAYDRYWAEQKGVEPVPFPSNAIMEGGDESLEDMIKGTKKGILVTRFWYIRSVDPQTLLYTGLTRDGTFYIENGQIKFPVKNFRFNESPIIMLNNLESLGQQVRVNGNLIPYMKIRDFTFTSLSDAV; this is translated from the coding sequence ATGGCTATATATACTAGAGAAGAAGCAAAAAAGATTTTGGAAAAGGCATTGAGCTTTTCCAAGGCCGATGCCTGCGAAATAAACCTGAGTGGAAGGAACAGCGGAAACATTCGTTACGCACGAAACACCGTGTCCACGGCAGGATATCAATCCAACCAAAGCTTGGTGGTACAATCCAGCTTTGGCAAAAAGGTGGGAACGGCAACCATCGATGAATTTGACGATGCATCCTTGGAAAAAGTGGTCAGAAGGGCAGAGGAGCTCGCGCAATTATCTCCCGAAAACCCTGAGTTTATGCCGCCCTTGGGACCACAAACATACGATGAGGCTATCACATACAAGGAATCGACTGCCAACATCACTCCGGAGTACCGAGCTGAGGTGGCCAATAGCAGTATTGTTCCCGCCGCTGCAAAAGATGTAACTGCAGCAGGCTTTTTGGATGATTCGGCCCAATTTTCGGCCATGATCAATTCCAATGGACTGTTTGCCTACAACCAATCCACCAACGTGGATTTTACGGTGACCATGCGTACCAATGACGGTACAGGTTCCGGTTGGGTGACCCGCGATTATAACGATATTGACAAGTTTGACGCTGCCGAAGCATCAAAAATAGCAATAGACAAGGCAGTGATGTCCCGAGAGGCGCGTGCCATAGAGCCCGGTAAGTACACTGTGATCTTGGAACCGGCCGCATCCGCAGATCTTTTGCGTAATATGTTTGGTTCTTTCAATGCAAGGTCTGCCGATGAAGGAAGAAGCTTTATGTCCGCTAAGGACGGTGGCAATAAATTGGGACAAAAGATTGTGGACGAAAGAGTGAATCTTTGGTCCGATCCCTTACATCCCGATGTGCCTACCTCCACATGGAACGGAGCGGGACAGCCTTTGAAGAAAACCAGTTGGATCGAGAACGGGGTGGTCAAAAACTTGGCCTATGACCGTTACTGGGCAGAGCAAAAGGGTGTTGAGCCCGTGCCCTTCCCAAGCAATGCAATTATGGAAGGCGGCGACGAAAGTTTGGAAGACATGATCAAAGGAACCAAAAAGGGTATTTTGGTGACACGCTTTTGGTATATCCGAAGTGTAGACCCACAAACCTTGCTATATACTGGTTTGACCCGGGACGGAACGTTCTACATTGAAAATGGACAGATCAAATTCCCTGTAAAAAACTTCAGGTTCAATGAGAGTCCAATCATTATGTTGAACAATTTGGAATCGCTCGGGCAACAGGTTCGTGTAAACGGTAACCTGATACCTTACATGAAGATTCGCGACTTTACGTTCACCAGTCTTTCCGACGCGGTATAA
- the cls gene encoding cardiolipin synthase, with translation MLIPILIGLYILIALIMVVSLLLNGVRPSKTLAWLLAIFTIPVAGILLYLLFGRNRRKSKMFSLKNEFGPLEQSEEIHCDPKLSINKHKITSLITKTAKCPVTCHNDLELLKDGQQTFEHIFHALEEAQDHIHLQYYIFEDGLLADRLLDVFERKVNENVTVRLLYDGIGSYSLSKKYLKKLNEIGVETAQFLPFKFGRFLASLNYRNHRKIIIIDNKIGFTGGINISDKYLKGDPALGKWHDTHLKIEGEAVDFLNRLFVTDWFLASEKKVDVSTFNIHKTLERDTSLQIVPSGPDDDFDVMEQVYFSIINSAEKYLYIVNPYIIPNHAILQALMTAALSGVDVRILMSTSTDIKLVDWCVRAYFESYLKAGIKIYLYADGFLHSKVMLCDDEIASIGTANLDNRSLQQNYEAQVFVYDAPLCQQMKSDFLKDCERSLLLDDYEAHKNRPWTKKLIEGFAKLLSPLL, from the coding sequence ATGCTCATTCCCATTCTTATCGGCCTCTACATATTGATTGCCCTGATCATGGTAGTAAGCCTGTTATTGAACGGGGTCAGGCCCAGCAAAACCTTGGCTTGGTTACTGGCCATTTTTACCATTCCGGTGGCAGGGATTCTTCTTTACCTTTTATTTGGCAGGAACAGGAGAAAAAGTAAAATGTTTTCCCTCAAAAATGAGTTTGGCCCGTTGGAACAATCGGAAGAGATCCATTGTGACCCTAAACTATCCATAAACAAGCACAAAATCACTTCCTTGATTACCAAAACGGCCAAATGCCCAGTTACCTGCCACAACGACTTGGAGCTTTTAAAAGATGGGCAACAAACTTTTGAGCACATCTTCCATGCCCTCGAAGAAGCCCAAGACCACATCCACTTGCAGTATTATATTTTTGAGGATGGACTGTTGGCGGATAGGCTTTTGGATGTCTTTGAACGTAAAGTGAATGAAAATGTGACCGTTCGATTACTATATGATGGTATAGGCAGTTATTCGCTAAGCAAAAAATACCTGAAAAAATTAAACGAAATAGGTGTGGAAACGGCCCAATTCCTCCCTTTTAAATTTGGCAGGTTCTTGGCTTCATTGAATTACAGGAACCATCGAAAAATCATTATAATCGACAACAAAATCGGCTTTACGGGAGGTATCAACATTTCGGATAAATACCTAAAGGGTGACCCTGCCTTAGGCAAATGGCACGATACCCACTTGAAGATCGAGGGCGAGGCAGTAGATTTTTTAAATCGATTGTTTGTGACCGACTGGTTTCTGGCGAGCGAGAAAAAGGTAGATGTTTCTACCTTCAACATTCATAAAACCTTGGAACGCGATACTTCCCTACAAATTGTGCCCAGCGGTCCGGATGATGATTTTGATGTGATGGAACAGGTGTATTTTTCCATCATCAACAGTGCGGAGAAATATCTTTACATCGTTAACCCCTATATTATCCCTAACCATGCCATTTTACAGGCCTTAATGACCGCAGCGCTCAGCGGTGTGGATGTTCGGATATTGATGTCGACCAGCACCGATATCAAACTGGTGGATTGGTGCGTAAGGGCGTATTTTGAATCCTATCTAAAGGCAGGAATCAAAATTTATCTCTACGCTGATGGTTTTCTGCACAGCAAAGTAATGCTCTGTGACGATGAAATCGCCAGCATTGGAACGGCCAATCTGGATAATCGGAGCCTTCAACAAAATTATGAGGCCCAGGTCTTTGTGTACGATGCACCCCTTTGTCAACAGATGAAATCGGATTTTTTAAAAGATTGTGAACGATCCTTGCTGTTGGATGATTACGAAGCACATAAAAACCGGCCTTGGACCAAAAAGTTGATCGAAGGCTTTGCCAAGCTATTGAGC
- a CDS encoding TldD/PmbA family protein: MKRRDFVQYAGMGAGAMMMPSLLMGNNIPAEALLEPGMDTVLKKKMADVALNTAKSMGATYADARIGRYLNQYVFTREDKVQNVVNTESFGIGIRVIANGTWGFASTNDVTEDGIKNATQQAVAIAKANSKIQKEPVVLAPVQGHGEVSWKTPIQKDFKEVPISEKVDLLLSANAAAMENGANFVNSALFMVNEQKYFASTDGSYIDQDVHRIWPTFNVTAIDRQAGKFKSRQALSAPMGMGYEYMDGLESEKLSGPEGIKLYNRSYDIVEDATMAAQQAKQKLSAKSVEAGKYDLVLEPNHLGLTIHESVGHPLELDRVLGYEANYAGTSFATLDKWESKDFNYGSDIVNIVADKTQVGSLGAVGYDDEGVKTKKWDLIRNGTLVNYQAIRDQVHMIDQNESHGCCYAQSWEDVQFQRMPNVSLEPGTEKYSLQDMIKDVDKGIYILGRGSYSIDQQRYNFQFGGTLFYEIKNGEIAGMLEDVAYQSNTQEFWNSCAKICDKDDYRLFGSFFDGKGQPSQVSAVSHGSSTSRFNGINVINTGRTI, from the coding sequence ATGAAACGAAGAGATTTTGTACAGTACGCTGGTATGGGTGCAGGGGCCATGATGATGCCCTCGCTTCTTATGGGAAACAATATTCCCGCGGAAGCACTGCTCGAACCAGGGATGGATACCGTACTCAAAAAGAAAATGGCCGATGTTGCCCTTAACACGGCAAAGTCCATGGGAGCCACCTATGCCGATGCAAGGATAGGAAGATACCTGAACCAATATGTCTTTACCAGGGAAGATAAAGTACAGAACGTAGTGAACACCGAATCCTTTGGAATCGGAATCCGTGTGATTGCCAATGGCACCTGGGGATTCGCTTCTACCAACGATGTCACCGAGGATGGGATCAAAAATGCAACCCAACAGGCCGTAGCGATTGCCAAGGCCAATTCTAAAATCCAAAAAGAACCCGTGGTCTTAGCGCCTGTGCAAGGGCATGGCGAGGTTTCGTGGAAAACACCTATCCAAAAGGACTTTAAAGAAGTACCTATTTCCGAAAAAGTGGACCTTTTGTTGAGTGCCAATGCCGCTGCCATGGAAAATGGGGCCAACTTTGTGAACTCTGCCCTCTTTATGGTGAACGAGCAAAAATATTTTGCCTCTACCGATGGGTCGTACATTGACCAAGACGTACACCGTATCTGGCCGACCTTTAACGTGACGGCCATTGACCGTCAGGCGGGTAAATTCAAGAGCCGTCAGGCCTTGAGCGCCCCTATGGGAATGGGTTATGAGTATATGGATGGATTGGAATCCGAAAAATTGTCCGGTCCCGAGGGAATCAAGCTTTACAATAGAAGCTACGATATTGTGGAAGATGCCACCATGGCCGCACAACAGGCCAAGCAAAAGCTTTCTGCAAAATCTGTTGAAGCTGGTAAATACGACCTGGTGTTGGAACCTAATCACCTTGGTTTGACCATCCACGAATCAGTAGGTCACCCACTGGAACTCGACCGTGTGCTTGGATACGAAGCGAATTATGCGGGAACCAGTTTTGCCACCTTGGATAAATGGGAATCCAAGGACTTTAACTACGGAAGCGATATCGTAAACATTGTGGCCGATAAGACCCAGGTAGGATCTTTAGGTGCGGTAGGTTATGATGATGAAGGCGTGAAGACCAAAAAATGGGATTTGATTCGTAACGGAACATTGGTGAACTACCAAGCGATCCGTGACCAAGTCCACATGATTGACCAAAATGAATCACATGGTTGCTGCTACGCCCAGAGTTGGGAAGATGTGCAGTTCCAGCGTATGCCCAATGTTTCCTTGGAACCCGGTACCGAAAAGTACTCGTTGCAGGACATGATCAAGGATGTAGACAAAGGAATCTACATTTTGGGCCGTGGTTCGTATTCCATCGATCAACAGCGTTATAACTTCCAATTTGGAGGAACCTTGTTCTACGAAATCAAGAATGGTGAGATAGCCGGTATGCTGGAAGATGTGGCCTACCAATCCAATACCCAAGAATTTTGGAATTCCTGTGCAAAAATCTGTGACAAAGACGACTACCGATTGTTCGGTTCCTTCTTTGATGGTAAGGGGCAACCCTCCCAAGTCAGTGCCGTTTCCCACGGAAGCTCCACTTCCAGATTTAACGGAATCAATGTAATCAATACAGGTAGGACCATTTAA
- a CDS encoding MoxR family ATPase, which yields MNKELQQIANEVEGLSEKLSALKQEIGKVIIGQEETVSQLLITFLAGGHALLEGVPGLAKTLMIRTLSDAIDLKFKRIQFTPDLMPSDIIGTEILEEDHSTGKKFFKFNKGPIFSNIILADEINRTPPKTQAALLEAMQEFEVTYGDKTYKLDRPFFILATQNPIEQSGTFVLPEAQQDRFLLYIKIGYPTDKEETEILKATTGTKKAQLNKVLSGEDIIRLQQLVREVSISDGLIQYVSDVIRATRPDTTSVDYVKKWVDWGAGPRAGQAMILTAKANALLNGKLAVTLEDLQTVALPVLRHRVLVNFRAEAEGTTSDTVTQEILKTVQVKDN from the coding sequence TTGAACAAAGAACTACAACAAATTGCAAACGAAGTGGAGGGGCTTTCCGAAAAATTATCGGCCCTGAAGCAGGAGATTGGGAAGGTGATCATTGGTCAGGAAGAGACCGTTTCACAGCTGTTGATTACCTTTTTGGCAGGTGGACATGCCTTGCTGGAAGGTGTTCCGGGATTGGCAAAGACCTTGATGATACGGACCCTTTCGGATGCGATTGACCTAAAATTCAAAAGGATTCAGTTTACCCCGGATTTGATGCCATCCGATATTATCGGTACCGAGATACTGGAGGAAGACCACAGTACGGGCAAAAAATTCTTCAAGTTTAATAAAGGCCCTATCTTTTCCAATATCATATTGGCGGATGAGATCAACAGGACCCCTCCCAAAACGCAGGCAGCACTTTTGGAGGCCATGCAGGAGTTTGAGGTGACCTACGGCGATAAAACCTATAAACTGGACAGGCCGTTTTTCATTTTGGCCACCCAAAACCCGATTGAGCAATCAGGGACCTTTGTATTGCCAGAGGCACAACAAGATAGGTTTCTGTTATACATTAAAATTGGCTACCCGACGGATAAAGAAGAAACCGAGATTTTAAAGGCAACCACCGGAACCAAAAAGGCACAATTGAACAAGGTGTTGTCAGGAGAGGACATCATCCGATTACAACAGTTGGTGCGGGAAGTCTCCATCAGCGATGGTCTGATTCAATATGTGAGCGATGTGATACGCGCCACCCGGCCCGACACCACATCAGTCGACTACGTAAAAAAATGGGTGGATTGGGGTGCAGGTCCGCGCGCAGGTCAGGCCATGATCTTGACCGCCAAGGCCAATGCCCTCTTAAATGGAAAATTGGCCGTAACTCTGGAGGACCTACAAACCGTTGCCTTACCCGTGTTGAGACACAGGGTACTGGTCAATTTTAGGGCAGAGGCAGAAGGTACCACTTCGGATACGGTGACCCAGGAAATACTTAAAACCGTTCAAGTTAAGGATAACTAA